From Pan troglodytes isolate AG18354 chromosome 9, NHGRI_mPanTro3-v2.0_pri, whole genome shotgun sequence, the proteins below share one genomic window:
- the LOC747017 gene encoding olfactory receptor 4P4 yields MEKSNNSTLFILLGFSQNKNIEVLCFVLFLFCYIAIWMGNLLIMISITCTQLIHQPMYFFLNYLSLSDLCYTSTVTPKLMVDLLAERKTISYNNCMIQLFTTHFFGGIEIFILTGMAYDRYVAICKPLHYTIIMSRQRCNTIIIVCCTGGFIHSASQFLLTIFVPFCGPNEIDYYFCDVYPLLKLACSNIHMIGLLVIANSGLIALVTFVVLLLSYVFILYTIRAYSAESRSKALATCSSHVMVVVLFFAPALFIYIRPVTTFSEDKVFALFYTIIAPMFNPLIYTLRNTEMKNAMRKVWCCQILLKRN; encoded by the coding sequence ATGGAAAAAAGCAATAATAGCACTTTGTTTATTCTCTTGGGGTTTTCCCAAAATAAGAACATTGAAGTCCTctgctttgtattatttttgttttgctacaTTGCTATTTGGATGGGAAACTTACTCATAATGATTTCTATCACGTGCACCCAGCTCATTCACCAACCCATGTATTTCTTCCTCAATTACCTCTCACTCTCCGACCTTTGCTACACATCCACAGTGACCCCCAAATTAATGGTTGACTTACTGGCAGAAAGAAAGACCATTTCCTATAATAACTGTATGATACAACTCTTTACCACCCATTTTTTTGGAGGCATAGAGATCTTCATTCTCACAGGGATGGCCTATGACCGctatgtggccatctgcaagccccTGCACTACACCATTATCATGAGCAGGCAAAGGTGTAACACAATCATCATAGTTTGTTGTACTGGGGGATTTATACATTCTGCCAGTCAGTTTCTTCTCACCATCTTTGTACCATTTTGTGGCCCAAATGAGATAGATTACTACTTCTGTGATGTGTATCCTTTGCTGAAATTGGCCTGTTCTAATATACACATGATAGGTCTCTTAGTCATTGCTAATTCAGGCTTAATTGCTTTGGTGACATTTGTTGTCTTGTTGTTGTcttatgtttttatattgtatACCATCAGAGCATACTCTGCAGAGAGCCGCAGCAAAGCTCTTGCCACTTGTAGTTCTCATGTAATGGTTGTGGTCCTGTTTTTTGCACCTGCATTGTTCATTTACATTAGACCGGTCACAACATTCTCAGAAGATAAAGTGTTTGCCCTTTTTTATACCATCATTGCTCCCATGTTCAACCCTCTCATATACACGCTGAGAAACACAGAGATGAAGAACGCCATGAGGAAAGTGTGGTGTTGTCAAATACTCCTGAAAAGAAATTAA